Genomic window (Musa acuminata AAA Group cultivar baxijiao chromosome BXJ1-9, Cavendish_Baxijiao_AAA, whole genome shotgun sequence):
CCTTAAGGTTTTCAATTGCTGCCTAATCCTGTACGCTTGCAATCATGGCAACTTGGTTATGTAGCACACCTTGTTACTCTGTAAATTATACGGTTAGATtaaatgatgattattattattattttttgtctaCGTTGCAAGGCTGTCCGTTTCAATCTATTTCTTTATTAGCTTtctttgaaattttaaaattgtTTTGCTTTAACAGAAAAAAGTATCATGGAACAGTTAGGAATCATGTATAATGTATTCCACTTCTTGTTCGATGAAATTTGTCTTTAGCTCTTTATAGTGTGAGTTCATACTCATTGGTACCGGAGTATCTATCTCATTGTTCAATTATTTCGGAAGAGTCGTAAAGATTAGGAATGAGGCCATTATCAAAGATGCTAGATGGTAAGAATGTTTTCCTAGTGGGTTCGTTTTAATCTAAGACAATTCTCTAACGTTGAGAATGTAGTTTTCTTTCGTGAATTTTCTTTCTTCTGATGTCCTCAGGCCAAGTTCATTATTAGAAACTTGGGATATTCAAACCTGTGACGCTAAACTCCATGATGATATCTTGCAAAATGAAAATGCTCAAGATATTTTATTGTATTTGCTCATGAGTCGACATGGTAAGTAATTTGTTAGGAAGATTAATCAATGGGATGCCAATTATTTGTTACTATGTAATTATGGGTCACAGCCAGAGGAACAGGTACTAGCACTTAAATGAAAACTATTTGTGAAAAGGAAAATTACCATTACCTTGAGTTCTAGGATCTGAATGCTTTGTCTTTGTTGCTGAGTGACACCTAGTGGGATTGTTGGTTCTGTGTTATAATGATTTATATGACTGCCTTATTCATTCTTACAAACTCATTGTTGCTTCAGTATTTTTAAGGTGAGGGTTGCTCTAATGTCTAGCTTTCTTACTAGTGCATGTTcaagttctttttgtttttatgGCTTTCTTCAGTTGGGCTCAACTTGGATTGTAAATGGACATTATTTAAAGATGCCTGTCAAGAATTAATGAAGTTCCGGTGATTGACTTTTGATATTGAGTTTGCTATATTGTGTTTTAGTAGTTCTAGCTTCTAACATACAGTTTTTTGAAAAAAAAGGAATACTCTTGTCCGGATCCATCTCTTTCTTCCCTGTTGCAGGTACAAAAGTAATTAAATTTCCTGAGGTCTAATTATGAATgtgctacacacacacacacacacaaaaaggcCATAGTTTTCAAACTCCTATGATACCTATATGTTAGTGCACCTTCTTTGATGCTATTCACTAAATTTATTGTTTTCTTGTGGAGCTATTCTCTGCTTCCAAGGAAAATTAGTTTCTCTGACATTACAGAAAACTTTCTTAATTCGATTCCAGGGATTGACAACTTGCTGCTGCAGCATTTCGAAACCAGGTGAATGGACCAAAGTTTTGTGgaatgagaagaagaaaagagctaAAGAATACTTGTATAAATATTCACAATGGTCATAGCAGGAAATAATATGCTGTAAGCATGAAAACTCATCTTGAATACTGATGGGAAatactgtgtttttttttttttttttctttcacacaTGATAAGCGGTGAGTATAGGATTCCATCCCatgactttttttattttttatcaatagtcaaggattattattattaacctcCATCTTAACATGGAATTTGGGAGATGCTTCCAACAGGGATCATAGTGCAAAGTGATGGAGATTTATTTTTAAGTGTCATTGCATGCATAATAGCATCGGATTGGTAGCATATTCTAGCAGCAAAGATCTAATTTGAGTGACCACAACAACTCAAGGTGGGGTTCCGACTACAGATGGGCTTATAATGATGGGCCACTCCCCGTTTTCCATTGGGCTAAACATCTCGCGTTATACGTTACCCTCAGCACGTGACAGTTGCCCGTGTCTTGAAGCAGCATACGGCCATGGGAGACGGCGCAGGGTAGTAGGGATTAGCGACTGCTTTCCACCGCCATGGCAGCAGCTGTTTCTCCTCCTCTCGTCGGCGCATCCCCGCTCCTTTCCCTCCTCCCACCACCCAGAAAACGATCCGCGGTGCCCCGAGCCGCCGTCTCTGCCTCCGCCTCCGCGAGAGCCAAGGCCTGCTCGTACCAGCTGAGGGAAGGGCAATTTCGCCGTTTCCACCGCCTGCCCTCTGGCCTGGCCATAGAGGTCATCTTCCAGGAGGCTCAGGCCGCGGCTGCGGCAGAAGAAGGTCTCCGGAATCCGCCGCTGGTTTTCATCCATGGGAGCTTCCACGCGGCCTGGTGCTGGGTCGAGCATTGGCTGCCTTTCTTTTCCGACTCCGGTTACGACTGCTACGCCCTCAGTCTCTTGGGTCAGGTAAATCACCTGCGGTGTTGCTTGAATGATGTACTATTCGACAAGTTGATATTTCGTTTGGGTTCTTGCTGTTATGAATTACGCTATTTCCCTGAAAGTGTTCATGAAAAcagcttctttttttgtttttgagtaAGAGGAACATCAGTGAATAGATTCACAATGTGAATGCTGGATGGAGTGCAACTGGTATTTTGTTGTGCTTGTGTCTTTAATATTGAATCTTTTCGTGTAGAATTGACAAGAATGGGATAGTTCGGAGGATGATCCCATCACATATCCTTATTGTCCTTGAAACCATCCCTCTGTTCGGGCTACTCGTTGCTTAGATAAATCAATTTCTAGTAATTTATAAAATCTAGATAATTCTAGGTTCTTTTGGGATGCATATACTTCCATGAGCAACTAATTGCCATTTCTTTATGGATTATTGTATTCTCACTGCCAACGGAAAATTCTGGTGCTCATTTATAGTGACTGGCAACATATGCCCAAAGATCTTGTACAGCTTAATAAGTCGTCACATGTGCTGATTATGTTCACTTTTTTTTACATTGTCAGGGTGAAAGTGATGTTCCATCAGGGGCGGCCGCTGGTACTCTTAAGGTGATTTCTCgtaatatatgttttttttaaaattagtttAATGCAAACTTATTAGGGCCAATAAAAATCTTTGCAGTAGACACATACAAGTGACGTAGCTGATTTTATCCGAAAAGAAGTCAGATCACCACCTGTTTTAATTGGGCATTCGTTTGGTGGCCTCATTGttcagtcttatatttcaaacatgACATATAGCTACTCCTCCGAACAACCATCTCTTTCTGGTTTGTACACACCTCACTCCATGCTAAATTTCCTGATCTTTTTTTAACTGGTGACTGTCAATTGTAGAGAATCTCATTGCACATCCACTGCTTGCAGGAGCTGTACTTGTATGTTCTGTGCCTCCTACAGGCAACAGGTAAATATCCGAAGCAGCTACGTTGTCATCTAATCTACTTgtgaatttttttaattgttcATGTGAAACTATGTGACTTGTCTTTTGATTCTTTCTGTCTCCAGTGGTCTTGTCTGGCGATATCTTTTAACCAAGCCAATTGCTGCTATCAA
Coding sequences:
- the LOC103996585 gene encoding uncharacterized protein LOC103996585 isoform X1 yields the protein MAAAVSPPLVGASPLLSLLPPPRKRSAVPRAAVSASASARAKACSYQLREGQFRRFHRLPSGLAIEVIFQEAQAAAAAEEGLRNPPLVFIHGSFHAAWCWVEHWLPFFSDSGYDCYALSLLGQGESDVPSGAAAGTLKTHTSDVADFIRKEVRSPPVLIGHSFGGLIVQSYISNMTYSYSSEQPSLSENLIAHPLLAGAVLVCSVPPTGNSGLVWRYLLTKPIAAIKVTLSLAAKAFANSLPLCKETFFSSTMEDHLVLKYQELMKASSKLPLFDLRKLNASLPVSPPAKGTVKLLIMGASDDFIVDTEGLQETATFYGVQAVCVEGVAHDVMLDSRWEKGAQKFLSWLQELQRDQIS
- the LOC103996585 gene encoding uncharacterized protein LOC103996585 isoform X3 translates to MAAAVSPPLVGASPLLSLLPPPRKRSAVPRAAVSASASARAKACSYQLREGQFRRFHRLPSGLAIEVIFQEAQAAAAAEEGLRNPPLVFIHGSFHAAWCWVEHWLPFFSDSGYDCYALSLLGQGESDVPSGAAAGTLKTHTSDVADFIRKEVRSPPVLIGHSFGGLIVQSYISNMTYSYSSEQPSLSENLIAHPLLAGAVLVCSVPPTGNSGLVWRYLLTKPIAAIKVTLSLAAKAFANSLPLCKETFFSSTMEDHLVLKYQELMKASSKLPLFDLRKLNASLPVSPPAKGTVKLLIMGASDDFIVEIV
- the LOC103996585 gene encoding uncharacterized protein LOC103996585 isoform X2, with translation MAAAVSPPLVGASPLLSLLPPPRKRSAVPRAAVSASASARAKACSYQLREGQFRRFHRLPSGLAIEVIFQEAQAAAAAEEGLRNPPLVFIHGSFHAAWCWVEHWLPFFSDSGYDCYALSLLGQGESDVPSGAAAGTLKTHTSDVADFIRKEVRSPPVLIGHSFGGLIVQSYISNMTYSYSSEQPSLSGAVLVCSVPPTGNSGLVWRYLLTKPIAAIKVTLSLAAKAFANSLPLCKETFFSSTMEDHLVLKYQELMKASSKLPLFDLRKLNASLPVSPPAKGTVKLLIMGASDDFIVDTEGLQETATFYGVQAVCVEGVAHDVMLDSRWEKGAQKFLSWLQELQRDQIS